The Cyclobacterium amurskyense genome contains the following window.
TTACTAAACCAAAAAACTCTCTATTGATCTCCATTGCATTGGTTTTCATAGAAAGGTCTTTTTGTTGCCACTCCTGTCCTATCCATCCAAAGATGTTATCTGGCCAAAAAAAGATGGCTCCGACAAGATAGATAAAGGTTAGGGTAACTAAAATATTTACATTAAACCTTCCAAAGAAGGCAAACCCTGATGTAATTGATGCTATCAGGTAAACCGGAACCCACAATTGAGGATCAGGATCATTGATCTGCCAATAACCAAACAGCAAGAATATTAATGAACAACTTCCAAAAAAAATCTTCCAGGATTTACTCATAACACTACTAATTTAATATTTATAAATAGATCATGACAAAATTCGATCACTTTCTATTGACAACATCATGAATTATTGAATAAACGGATGTTGGATCGACATTTTCTCCTTCCTCTTTATCACTCGACCTAATCAGTACAGGCCAATCTTTTGTACTTTCAGGAATTCTTCCATGCGAGCCTTTTACCAATTCAGCTTTTAAAGGGATAACGTCCATCAGGTACCTGAAGCCCAACTTTTTCTTCAACAAGGTCCAACCCAATTTCCCTTTTAGAAATTTAATGTCCGGATTGGCAAACATTTCTACAGGGTCATACCCAGGCTTGCGGTGAATATCTACTGTCCTGGCATAATCGGGAGCTACATTATCGTCCAGCCAATAATAATAAGTAAACCAGGAATCTTTGTCAGCCACAGCCACCAAATCTCCAGTTCTATCGTGGTTCAATTTAAAATCCTTTTGCTCAGCACTATCCAACACCTTTTCAACTCCCGGTAAGGCCGCTACAAGGGCCTTCACTTTAGCCAAATCCTTCTTATCGTTAACATAAATATGTGCAAGCTGATGATCAGCTACTGCAAAAGCCCGACAAGTTCCAGCATCCAAGGTTTCCAGCCCCAACTCATCTTTTACTTCAATATAGCCTGCTTTTCTTAAAGCCCTATTGATATGTATAGGTTGGTTAACAGAAGTTATTCCATATTCGGAAAGCAAAATCACCTCAGCTCCCTTCTCTTCGTAATAGGTAATCAGTTGCTCGCATAAGACATCAACTTCATTCAAGCTTTTACTAATCTTGTCGAAATTAATCCCAAATTTCTGCAAAGCATAGTCCAGGTGAGGCAAGTAAATCAGTGTCAAGGTAGGATCGTGCCATTCATCTACTTTCATAGAAGCATCTGCTATCCATTTACTAGAAGCAATATTCGCATTGGGACCCCAAAAAGAAAACAGGGGAAATTGACCAAGTTCCTTTTGCAGTCGGTCTCTCAGTCCCATTGGTTGGCTATGAATATCTGGCAATTTCCTTCCATCTGAAGGGTACAAAGGCCTTGGAGTCACTGCAAAATCTACAGATGAATACATATTGTACCACCAAAACATATTGGCGCATGTAAAACCCGGATTTCCGGCCTTTAATGCATCCCAAATTTTGGAAGATTGTACCAGATGATTGGACTGGCGCCAAAACTTGATTTCACATTCATCTTTAAAATACCAACCATTACCCACAATCCCATTTTCCTCCGGCCATTTACCGGTTAGGTAGGTTGATTGTGAGGAGCAGGTCACTGCTGGCAAAACAGGCTGAATTGCTGAAGTTTGTCGTTTTTCGCTCCACTTCTTTAAAAAAGGGGTATGTTCTCCAATTACCCTTTGCGAAAGTGCTACCACATCGAGTACAACAGTCTTTTTCATT
Protein-coding sequences here:
- a CDS encoding transmembrane 220 family protein — protein: MSKSWKIFFGSCSLIFLLFGYWQINDPDPQLWVPVYLIASITSGFAFFGRFNVNILVTLTFIYLVGAIFFWPDNIFGWIGQEWQQKDLSMKTNAMEINREFFGLVISAIVFALEAIKGRSQKL
- a CDS encoding alkaline phosphatase family protein — protein: MKKTVVLDVVALSQRVIGEHTPFLKKWSEKRQTSAIQPVLPAVTCSSQSTYLTGKWPEENGIVGNGWYFKDECEIKFWRQSNHLVQSSKIWDALKAGNPGFTCANMFWWYNMYSSVDFAVTPRPLYPSDGRKLPDIHSQPMGLRDRLQKELGQFPLFSFWGPNANIASSKWIADASMKVDEWHDPTLTLIYLPHLDYALQKFGINFDKISKSLNEVDVLCEQLITYYEEKGAEVILLSEYGITSVNQPIHINRALRKAGYIEVKDELGLETLDAGTCRAFAVADHQLAHIYVNDKKDLAKVKALVAALPGVEKVLDSAEQKDFKLNHDRTGDLVAVADKDSWFTYYYWLDDNVAPDYARTVDIHRKPGYDPVEMFANPDIKFLKGKLGWTLLKKKLGFRYLMDVIPLKAELVKGSHGRIPESTKDWPVLIRSSDKEEGENVDPTSVYSIIHDVVNRK